One segment of Caldivirga sp. DNA contains the following:
- a CDS encoding MFS transporter, whose protein sequence is MSSTINKIALLNGMRALGFSLIWPYIGLILYKLGLPFWLIGIYYSAQMLINTISQVIGGVLTDILGRVKLMIIGNVGSVIVLLLTYFLIKFNVIVVMVLLLTQSLFNSMFAVASSTIVGDLEKGLGNLIKAYSRIRVGANAGWALGPLISGYVMYYLGYGYVFLITALMALASTPLILMLRGLERRIVSFKLIKVNVPFALFLIPTMLLFSTMGLLGFALTTYYNVVKNIKISDIGLVYALNGFMVVVLQDKVGNFLSRRDVRYWLVYGSLIYYFSYSLIFIISNIYEALLDIALVTTGEIIVSPIVLAIAMNMAESDKRGQYMGVFGLVSNIGRTMGSVISSEAMQYMINNPFLLWQSLSSPALAASVIYLGLFRINRRLTSMTRQLH, encoded by the coding sequence GTGAGTTCAACAATAAATAAGATAGCCTTACTTAACGGGATGAGGGCACTTGGCTTTTCACTTATCTGGCCCTACATTGGCCTAATACTATATAAGTTAGGTTTACCGTTCTGGTTAATCGGCATTTACTACAGCGCGCAAATGCTCATTAACACAATCTCACAGGTAATTGGCGGTGTCTTAACGGATATTCTGGGTAGAGTTAAGTTGATGATTATTGGTAATGTCGGGTCAGTTATAGTTCTCTTGTTAACATACTTCTTAATAAAGTTCAACGTCATAGTGGTGATGGTGCTATTGTTAACTCAGTCATTATTCAATAGTATGTTTGCAGTAGCCAGTTCAACAATTGTCGGTGATCTTGAGAAGGGGTTAGGTAACTTAATTAAAGCATACTCCAGAATTAGAGTGGGGGCTAATGCTGGTTGGGCATTGGGCCCATTAATAAGTGGCTATGTAATGTATTACCTGGGTTATGGTTACGTATTTTTAATAACTGCATTAATGGCATTGGCCTCTACACCATTAATACTAATGCTAAGGGGATTAGAAAGGAGGATAGTGTCATTTAAATTAATTAAGGTTAATGTCCCCTTCGCCCTATTCCTAATACCAACAATGCTTCTCTTCTCAACAATGGGGTTGCTTGGCTTCGCCTTAACCACATACTACAATGTTGTGAAAAATATTAAGATCTCCGACATAGGACTAGTGTATGCACTTAATGGCTTCATGGTTGTGGTTCTACAGGATAAAGTTGGCAACTTTCTATCAAGAAGGGATGTGAGGTACTGGTTAGTGTATGGTTCATTAATATACTACTTCTCGTATAGCTTAATATTCATCATAAGTAACATATACGAGGCACTACTCGACATAGCCCTAGTAACTACCGGAGAAATCATTGTTTCACCCATAGTGCTGGCGATAGCTATGAATATGGCTGAGAGTGATAAGAGGGGTCAGTATATGGGTGTTTTTGGGTTAGTCTCCAATATTGGTAGAACCATGGGCTCAGTCATATCTAGTGAGGCTATGCAGTACATGATTAATAACCCATTCCTACTATGGCAGTCACTATCATCCCCAGCCTTAGCCGCCTCAGTAATTTACTTAGGCTTATTTAGGATTAACCGCAGGTTAACCAGCATGACTAGGCAACTTCACTAA